One stretch of Novosphingobium pentaromativorans US6-1 DNA includes these proteins:
- the rplE gene encoding 50S ribosomal protein L5, giving the protein MAEKYTPRMRSRYDDEIVKAMTEKFGYKNVMEVPRIEKITLNMGVGEASQDKKKVQTAAAEMEAIAGQKPVITKARKSIAQFKLREGMPIGCKVTLRRERMYEFLDRLITIAMPRIRDFRGLNPKSFDGRGNYAMGLKEQIIFPEISYDKIEKVRGMDIIVTTTAKTDDEARELLRLFGFPFPAEAEEQKEAA; this is encoded by the coding sequence ATGGCTGAGAAGTACACTCCGCGCATGCGTTCGCGCTACGACGACGAGATCGTCAAGGCGATGACCGAGAAGTTCGGTTACAAGAACGTCATGGAAGTGCCCAGGATCGAGAAGATCACGCTCAACATGGGCGTGGGCGAGGCGAGCCAGGACAAGAAGAAGGTCCAGACCGCCGCTGCCGAGATGGAAGCGATCGCCGGCCAGAAGCCCGTGATCACCAAGGCTCGCAAGTCGATCGCGCAGTTCAAGCTGCGTGAAGGCATGCCGATCGGTTGCAAGGTTACCCTGCGCCGTGAACGCATGTACGAGTTCCTCGATCGTCTGATCACCATCGCGATGCCCCGAATCCGTGACTTCCGTGGCCTCAACCCGAAGTCGTTCGACGGCCGCGGCAACTACGCGATGGGTCTCAAGGAGCAGATCATCTTCCCGGAGATCAGCTACGACAAGATCGAGAAGGTGCGTGGCATGGACATCATCGTCACCACCACCGCCAAGACCGACGACGAGGCGCGCGAGCTGCTGCGTCTGTTCGGTTTCCCGTTCCCGGCCGAAGCCGAGGAACAGAAGGAGGCGGCGTGA
- the rpsN gene encoding 30S ribosomal protein S14 codes for MAKLSSVNKNERRKKLVKKYAGKYARLKAIADDESLDETERLIARLKLAEIPRNGNPTRVRNRCATTGRPRGYYRKFGLCRIELRDLANKGMIPGVTKSSW; via the coding sequence ATGGCGAAACTGAGTTCCGTGAACAAGAACGAGCGTCGCAAGAAGCTCGTCAAGAAGTACGCAGGCAAGTATGCGCGCCTCAAGGCGATCGCTGACGATGAATCGCTCGACGAAACCGAGCGTCTCATCGCCCGCCTGAAGCTGGCCGAGATCCCGCGCAACGGCAACCCGACCCGGGTTCGCAACCGCTGCGCCACGACCGGCCGTCCGCGCGGTTACTACCGCAAGTTCGGCCTCTGCCGCATCGAGCTGCGCGATCTTGCCAACAAGGGCATGATCCCCGGCGTGACGAAGTCGAGCTGGTAA
- the rpsH gene encoding 30S ribosomal protein S8, whose amino-acid sequence MAMTDPLGDMLTRIRNGQRAKKDSVLSPASKLRARVLEVLQREGYIRGYSEDATGAHPQLRIELKYFEGEPAIKHVQRVSKPGRRVYSGSKELPIVRNGLGITIVSTPKGVLSDAEARSQNVGGEVLAEVF is encoded by the coding sequence ATGGCTATGACCGATCCCCTGGGTGATATGCTCACCCGCATCCGCAACGGCCAGCGCGCCAAGAAGGACTCCGTCCTGTCGCCGGCCTCCAAGCTTCGTGCACGCGTGCTCGAAGTGCTCCAGCGCGAAGGCTACATCCGTGGCTACAGCGAAGATGCCACCGGCGCTCACCCGCAGCTGCGCATCGAACTGAAGTACTTTGAAGGCGAGCCCGCCATCAAGCACGTTCAGCGCGTTTCCAAGCCTGGTCGCCGCGTCTATTCGGGTTCCAAGGAACTTCCGATCGTGCGCAACGGCCTTGGCATCACCATCGTCTCGACGCCCAAGGGCGTGCTTTCCGACGCGGAAGCCCGTTCGCAGAACGTCGGCGGCGAAGTGCTGGCGGAGGTGTTCTGA
- the rplF gene encoding 50S ribosomal protein L6: MSRIGKKAVAIPGGVTAAIDNGILSVKGPKGTLTMGLSDQVTYTVEEGTIAVKPINQTKQARSHWGMQRTLVANLIEGVTEGFSKVLEIKGVGYRAQAQGKKLKLQLGFSHDVDIDVPEGIEIKTPDNTTVEISGIDKQKVGQVAAEIRRWRKPEPYKGKGIKYRGEYIFRKEGKKK, encoded by the coding sequence ATGAGCCGCATCGGCAAGAAGGCGGTTGCGATCCCCGGCGGTGTCACCGCCGCGATCGACAACGGCATCCTCTCGGTCAAGGGGCCCAAGGGCACCCTGACCATGGGTCTTTCTGACCAGGTAACCTACACGGTTGAAGAGGGCACCATTGCGGTGAAGCCGATCAACCAGACGAAGCAGGCCCGCAGCCACTGGGGCATGCAGCGTACGCTCGTCGCCAACCTGATCGAAGGTGTGACCGAAGGTTTCTCCAAGGTCCTCGAGATCAAGGGCGTCGGCTACCGCGCGCAGGCCCAGGGCAAGAAGCTCAAGCTTCAGCTCGGCTTCTCGCACGACGTCGACATCGACGTGCCCGAAGGCATCGAGATCAAGACCCCGGACAACACCACGGTCGAGATCTCCGGTATTGACAAGCAGAAGGTCGGCCAGGTTGCTGCCGAAATTCGTCGCTGGCGCAAGCCCGAACCCTACAAGGGCAAGGGCATCAAGTACCGCGGCGAGTACATCTTCCGCAAGGAAGGGAAGAAGAAGTAA
- the rplR gene encoding 50S ribosomal protein L18 has protein sequence MAKLSLFERRRRRVRTALRARGGDRPRLSVHRTGRHIYAQIIDDAQGRTVAAANTLGGKGTDVDAATRVGKELAEAAKKAGVTSVVFDRGGFLFHGRVKALAEAAREGGLEF, from the coding sequence ATGGCAAAGCTTTCCCTTTTCGAACGCCGTCGCCGGCGTGTTCGTACCGCTCTGCGTGCCCGTGGCGGCGATCGTCCGCGTCTTTCGGTTCACCGCACCGGCCGTCACATCTATGCGCAGATCATCGATGATGCGCAGGGCCGCACCGTGGCTGCCGCCAATACCCTTGGCGGCAAGGGCACCGACGTCGACGCGGCTACCCGCGTCGGCAAGGAGCTCGCCGAGGCTGCCAAGAAGGCGGGCGTGACTTCCGTCGTGTTCGACCGTGGCGGTTTCCTGTTCCATGGCCGCGTCAAGGCGCTGGCCGAAGCCGCCCGTGAAGGCGGGCTGGAGTTCTGA